A single Bifidobacterium asteroides DNA region contains:
- a CDS encoding xylulokinase, with amino-acid sequence MTGMTYTAAFDVGTTQVKAVLVDDQGSARVCASSGFLPIDTGDGRIEQNPEDWLQAFIEVSRDLLSKAGRSIDHFKSDQVTGIIMSGQMQDLIALDAQGQPVGPAILYADGRAEEESAELTEIYGAESFCAVVGNPCDGSLPVAKLMWMSRHQPDRYAQVRHVLIDAKDYLIWWLTGVYCGDMTACSTAGAMDLHSQKWRRDILEAAGVDAAIFPELYWPWESVGISTPGASAATGFAPGTTVYAGMGDAGASTLGGGVFHPGQFNINLGTSGWIATVTDRAVTDRPGMVNLAYLGTDSIVNTVPFLNAGNVHAWATGVFAGGSPTKGDSDLYQRMGYLLESSPAGARGVICMPYLVGERFPMMNPSIRGAYVGISSETEACDLARAALEGVSYSIRQGLDLLGTPIERVTLIGGGTREPQWCQMLADILDAPVQVLDDAHLMPAVALAQLVSVGKQTSSSSQPDLQALEELVEANLAGGVYSPDGANRQVYDAGYSRFRRLYPALDSLR; translated from the coding sequence ATGACCGGTATGACCTATACAGCCGCATTCGACGTGGGGACCACGCAGGTCAAGGCCGTTCTTGTGGATGACCAGGGTTCCGCCAGGGTCTGCGCGTCCAGCGGCTTTCTGCCGATTGACACAGGTGATGGGCGTATCGAGCAGAATCCCGAGGATTGGTTGCAGGCCTTCATCGAGGTGTCCCGTGACCTTTTGTCCAAAGCCGGGCGGAGCATCGATCACTTCAAGAGCGACCAGGTCACCGGCATCATCATGAGCGGACAGATGCAGGACCTGATTGCTCTGGACGCGCAGGGACAGCCCGTCGGGCCGGCGATCCTGTACGCGGACGGCAGGGCCGAAGAAGAGTCGGCGGAGCTGACTGAAATCTATGGGGCTGAGTCCTTCTGCGCCGTAGTGGGGAACCCGTGCGACGGGTCCCTGCCGGTGGCCAAACTGATGTGGATGTCGAGGCATCAGCCCGACCGGTATGCGCAGGTTCGCCATGTGCTCATCGATGCCAAGGATTATCTGATTTGGTGGCTGACCGGTGTCTACTGCGGCGATATGACGGCCTGCTCGACGGCAGGCGCCATGGATCTGCACTCGCAGAAGTGGAGAAGGGACATCCTGGAGGCAGCAGGCGTGGATGCCGCAATCTTCCCGGAACTCTATTGGCCATGGGAAAGCGTCGGCATCAGCACGCCGGGTGCATCCGCTGCCACGGGATTTGCTCCGGGAACCACGGTCTATGCGGGAATGGGGGATGCTGGCGCATCTACCTTGGGCGGCGGGGTATTCCATCCCGGTCAGTTCAATATCAACTTGGGCACATCCGGGTGGATCGCTACGGTGACAGACCGGGCTGTGACTGATCGCCCTGGAATGGTCAATCTGGCCTATCTGGGCACTGACAGCATTGTCAATACAGTGCCTTTCTTGAATGCCGGCAACGTGCATGCTTGGGCCACAGGAGTCTTTGCGGGGGGCAGTCCGACCAAGGGCGACAGCGACCTCTATCAGCGCATGGGGTATTTGTTGGAATCCAGCCCTGCAGGGGCACGCGGCGTGATTTGCATGCCCTATCTGGTGGGGGAGCGCTTCCCTATGATGAACCCTTCGATTCGCGGAGCCTATGTCGGGATTTCTTCCGAGACCGAGGCCTGCGACCTTGCCAGAGCCGCGCTGGAAGGCGTGTCTTATTCGATTCGTCAGGGGCTTGACCTGCTGGGCACGCCTATCGAACGCGTCACCCTGATTGGTGGCGGCACCCGCGAACCCCAATGGTGCCAGATGTTGGCGGATATCCTTGACGCGCCCGTTCAGGTGCTTGATGATGCTCATCTCATGCCTGCCGTGGCCCTGGCCCAACTGGTCTCTGTTGGCAAGCAGACCAGCTCTTCTTCACAGCCTGATTTGCAAGCCTTGGAGGAGTTGGTGGAGGCGAACCTTGCAGGAGGCGTCTATTCTCCCGACGGTGCGAACCGTCAAGTGTACGATGCCGGTTACAGCCGGTTCCGGCGTCTATATCCAGCTTTGGATTCGCTTCGGTAA